The sequence below is a genomic window from Trueperaceae bacterium.
TCTGGGCCCTGCACGTGAATCCGTTCACGTGCCCGGTTCTCATCCGCCGCCCCCCGGAGCGCTTGACGCGCGCGGGCCGATACCTTAGCATTTGAGGCAATGTCGAGGCCGCTCTCCCCCGCGCAGACCCGCATCTACGAACGCCTCCGCGACCACGTCGCGCGGCACGGCGTCACCCCCGACCTCGCCTCCTTCGCGCGGGACCTCGACCTCCACTACGTGAGCCTCAAGCAACACCTCGAGGCGCTCCACGACAAGGGCTGGCTGACGTTCGAGAGCCGCGGGCGCGGCCGCTCCCCCCACCTGCACCTCCCCGCCGCGGCGACCGGGGTCCCCATCCTCGGCGCGATCCCCGCCGGACCGCTCGCCGAAGCGGTCCAGGACGCCGAGGGCTACCTCCCCCTCCCCGGCCTGCACGACCGCGGATTCGCCCTGCGCGTCCGCGGCGACAGCATGGCCGACCTGATCCAGGACGGCGACGTCGTGCTCCTCGAGAAACGCCCCACCCGCCGCTCCGGCGAGATCTGCGCCGTGCGGGTCGGCGACGACGACGTCACGCTGAAGTACCTCGACGACCTCGGCGCCGGGCGGTGGGCGCTCCGCCCCCACAACGACGCCTACGCCACCCAGGAGCACCCCGCCGCGGACCTCGAGGTGGAGGGCGTCTACCGGGGCCTGCTGCGCGGGCCGGTCGTCGACGCGCTCGCCGTGCACGACGACTGACGTGCCCCGACGTCAGGGGTAGGTCGGCAGGTCCGGGCTCCGCTGCACGGCCGGTCTCGAGGCGGCCGGCACGATCGTGGGCGTCCGCCCCTCCACCGCCTCGACGTGCGCCACGAGGCGGGCGCGCAGGTCGGCGGCGACGTCCGCGAAGGCGTCCAGGCCGGCCAGGTTCTCCAGCTCGTACGGGTCCGCCTCGAGGTCGTACAGGAACCGTTCCTCGTAGCGTTCGGCGCCGGGATCGCCGGTCGGGTCGGCGTCCGGCGCATCCACGCCGTACTTCCAACGGCGGGTGCGGAGCGCCCGCCCCACGACGTCCTCGCTGATCTGCACGAACAGCTCGTCCGCATCGGTCCCCGCCCGCGCGCGAAGCGCGGGATCGCGCAGCGACGTCCCCCGGATCCCCGGGGGCGGCGCGATGCCCGCGACGTCCAGCAGCGTCGCGGTGAGGTCGGGGATGCCGACCAGCGTCTCGATGCGCCCCCCGCCGTCGAAGCCGGGCCCGACCAGCGCGGTGGGCACGCGGATCGACGCCTCGTGGCAGGACCGCTTGTACTCGTCGTTGCGGGTCTTGAAGTGGTTGCCGTGGTCCGACGTGAACAGCACCACCGTGTCGCGCTCGAGATCGAGGCTCCGCAACGCGTCGCGCACCCGCCCCAACGCCTCGTCGAGGCGCTTCACCATGCCGTAGTACCCCGCCAGATGCCGCGGGGCACTGCCGACGA
It includes:
- a CDS encoding S24 family peptidase, with product MSRPLSPAQTRIYERLRDHVARHGVTPDLASFARDLDLHYVSLKQHLEALHDKGWLTFESRGRGRSPHLHLPAAATGVPILGAIPAGPLAEAVQDAEGYLPLPGLHDRGFALRVRGDSMADLIQDGDVVLLEKRPTRRSGEICAVRVGDDDVTLKYLDDLGAGRWALRPHNDAYATQEHPAADLEVEGVYRGLLRGPVVDALAVHDD
- a CDS encoding sulfatase-like hydrolase/transferase → MREGAKRPNVVVFFTDQQRWDTTGVHGHPGGLTPEFDAMAREGTHVARSFTVQPVCGPARACLQTGLHGTEHGSFTNGVHLDPDVPTLGDRFAEAGYDTAYVGKWHLASRDPVPEAERGGYATWRAANVLEFTSDAYATTVFDEDGRPRHLPGYRVDALADEAIRYLAEPREAPFFLFTSFLEPHHQNHRDDYPAPRGYAARYADAWRPPDLEALVGSAPRHLAGYYGMVKRLDEALGRVRDALRSLDLERDTVVLFTSDHGNHFKTRNDEYKRSCHEASIRVPTALVGPGFDGGGRIETLVGIPDLTATLLDVAGIAPPPGIRGTSLRDPALRARAGTDADELFVQISEDVVGRALRTRRWKYGVDAPDADPTGDPGAERYEERFLYDLEADPYELENLAGLDAFADVAADLRARLVAHVEAVEGRTPTIVPAASRPAVQRSPDLPTYP